GCCATTCGCAGAGCAGAGAGCCATCATATCCGCGGCATAAATACTGGACACGCAGCCCTTCCTCGGCTGTACCGCTCTGACTATGAATCCGGATGCCGCGCCTTCTCATTTGTTGTTGTAGGAACCAGGCATGATCCGAATATCCTTTTTTAATGAGCTGCAGATTTAAGATATAGAGCTCACCCATTTTCAGTTGAAGGGTCTTGAGAATCTGAATATCCCGCTCGAGAACAGACTGAATGAAGTGATGCAGCAGATAATCTCGGATCAGGGCTTCGTCTTCTAGTGAAGGCGGAGGAGGAGTGGAAGGTTTCATCATAAGAGACACATCCTCAAACATGAATAAATACAGGAACATATGTTCTATTATACACATGGTATGCCAACAATATACGGTGCGCAACCATTAATTTCTGGTAATTGTTATTTGCCTCCAGTGGATTCATGACGGCATATCGTTTACACTCCTGATAACTGCATTCATCAGGAGGCGATTCATTAATGATTCTTCATAAAGGCGAAATACTGTTCAGGCAAGGAGATAGCGGCGATCATCTATATCACATCCGGAGCGGATTGTTCAAGGTGACCCGTCTCCATCCGAATGGCAATATGGTGCTTTTCAATATTTTATATCCCGGTGAAACGGTGCCGCACCATTCCCTGATCAGCCCGAAGGAGACACATGGAACGGCGATCGCTCTGATCCAGAGCGAAGTGGAGGTCATATCGGCTGAAGCGTGGTACCGCCAGCTTGCGGAGGATCCGCAGAAACCGCTCGAGGTTGCCAGATTGCTGCAGGAAAAGGTGCGGTTCATGCAGATGAGGCTGGATCACTTGACGGTCGGAGGACCTGCGGAGCGGCTTGAGCTGCTGATCCAGTGGCTGGATGAGTATTCACAGGGAATACACTTGACCGAGTATCTGACGCAGGAAGAGATCGGACAGCTGATCGGCGTGAGGAGAGAAACGGTAAACCGGCTGCTGCGGGAACAGGGCAAGCATATCTAGTTCCGAAATATTGAGGACGGTATGAACGCCAAGGTACATAGTTTTATAAATTGCGCATGACCAGAACTGGCATATGGTTATCTTCTTCGCTGGATAATAGTCGACAGCAAGCGTGTTCCATCTAAAAAGGGTGCCTGTCTTTATGCAAGACAGGCACCCTTTGATTGTGTAATACGGTTATTTTAATCTTCCAATGTACCAGCCGGGCCGAAAAATTCATAATGAATTCGGTCCGAAGGTACCTCCATCGATTTCAAATGATTGTTCACGGCTCGCATGAACGGAACGGGGCCGCAGAAGTAGAAGTCGGCCTTGTCATCAACGGTTTTGCGCAGGAAATCAAGATCAATATAGCCTGCTTGGTGACACTGATCCTCCGATTCCGGTTGTTCATAAATGACATAAGAGGTTAGCTGCGGATATTTGGAGGCAAGCGCATCGATGTGAGCTTTCATCGCATGCTGGCTGCCGCACTTGGCCGCATGAATAAAGGTTACGTTCCGGTCAGGCTGTTCCAGCAGCACGGTTTCGAGCATGGCCACCATCGGGGTTAAACCGACGCCGCCGCTGATCAAGACAAGCGGAAGATCGCTGTCCGTATCCAGCGTAAAGGTACCGGCCGGAGCCGTGACCTCAAGAACGGTCCCAACCTCGGCATGACGGTGCAGCCAAGTGGAGACGACGCCTGCGGGCTTTCCTTCCAGTTCATCCTCACGCTTGACCGTAATTCTGTAGTAAGGCTGACCCGGTGCGGATGAGAGACTGTAATGACGATTATGATAATAGGCTTCACCTTCGGGTTTCACCCGGAGCGTGATATATTGACCGGGTTGATAAGCGGAAATCTCGCCGCCGTCTTGCGGGACCAGATAAAAGGAAGTGATAACGGAGCTTTCTTCCACCTTCCGGTCAATGACGAAATTGCGGTATCCGCTCCAGCCGCCGGCCTCGTTCGCGGCTTGTTGGTACATATCCGCTTCAATGCCAATGAAGACATCGGCAATAGCCCCGTAAGCTTCGGCCCAGGCCTCGATAATTTCGGGCGTTGCAGCGTCTCCCAGCACTTCCTTCATTGCGGCGAGCAGCGTTTCGCCAACGATTGGATAGTGCTCGGGCAAAATGTTTAATGCCCGGTGTTTGTGTCCGATCTGCTTAACAACCGGGACGATCGCTTCAAGACGGTCGATATGGGCTGCGGCGGCGTATACGGCATTGGCAAGGGCAAAGGGCTGTTTTCCTTCTCGTTGATTCGCATGGTTGAATATGTTAAGAAGCTCCGGATGATGATGAAACAATTTTTGGTAAAATGCAGTCGTAATTGCCGTTCCATGTGTTTCAAGAACAGGAACGGTCGATTTAACGACCTCAATCGTATGCTGGCTTAACATGCAGACTCCCCCTGATTCATAATTCGAATTCGTATTCGATTTAAGTATAGACAAGGGAAGAAGGGGTATTTGTGATTTAAGTCACATCGGATTTAGCGAATATGTGAACAGAACGGCGATATTTTATGGAGGGAGTTCTGAAAGCGAGTTTTTTTACATATTTTATATATATATTCCAGTTCATTCTAGCCAGCTGTTTAGCTTGTATGCCAACTGTGTTATAATAATGTAAGCAGTCTAATTAAAACGAGAAAGGATCAGGATACCATGTGTCCCCGAAGGACGAATCCCCAAAGGACGATTTGGAAACGTTATGATCTCTCATACACATAGCTTCCTTCGTAGAGCGAAGTCGGACGTCAGAAGACAAGGACGGTCTCTTACGAAAGGATGGGAACTATGGTTCGAAGGATGAACTCCTCCAGGTTGCCTCTATGTAGAGATTGGCCTATGTCTGACCAATCTACTACGACAAGAGGGATCCTGTATGAGGAAAAGACAAAACACAATTATCACCATGTCGGCGATGTTGTTCGGAACGTTTTTAATGGCTTTTACGTATTATCACATTAATTTTCACAATCATTTAACCGAAGGCGGCTTTGTCGGCCTTGCACTGCTTGGCAAATATGCGCTTGATATTCCGCCCGCATTAAGTATGGTCCTCATGGACATACCGGTTCTGCTGGTTGCCTTATTCATCAAAGGTCGGAAGTTCATTATCAATACCGTAGTTGCGGCGAGCATGTTCACCTTGTTCTACGCATTGATCGAGCGGTATTCCACGCTTGTGATCGATCTGAATCATAACTTGCTGGCAGCCGCGCTGCTGTCCGGTTTATTGACGGGCTTTGGTGCAGGCATCGTGCTCCGTTTCGGCGGAGCGACAGGCGGTGACGACGTGATCTCCGTGCTGTTCAGCGAGTGGAGCGGGCTTAAGGTAGGGACGGTGTTTTTCCTGATGGATGCCGTAGTACTGCTATTATCGCTATTCTACATGCCATTGGTTGAAACCTTATATACTATATTAGCCGTATCGATTGCCGGACAAGTGATCACCATCACAGTGACGTACGGTACCGAGAAAACGGAAAAGAAACCGATTCGGAAGGCGGTCCGTGCCCCAAGCACTCCGGTTACTCCGAAGACAGCGCAGCATACCGTTAGCGGCCGTTCATAAGACGGTCCAACTAAGAGAAGCTCACCCGCATGCAGGGTGAGCTTCTTTCGTATGCTTATGCCCGGATTTTCACTTCTCGTCCTTCGGATGATTCTCATCCCACTCCTGTGCCTTGGCGGTGGCGATAGCGATGGCACGACCTTCATCGTAATCTTCCTCCAGCAGGGCATTGGCAATTTCCACGGCTTTATTCCTCACCCGAGGCTCCAGGTTTTTCATGGATGGCGGATAATCATGTTTGCTCCAAGGCATGTGCAATCCCTCCAGTTCATCTCTAATTCGTATGTAATGTATATTACCCCGTGCAGCCAAATTGAATAAGCGGGTTCAATCGTACCAAAAAGTGCATTGCCCTGAAGGGCAATGCACTAGGAAACTTGGATTTATTCAAACAGCTGCAAATACTCGCCGTAGCCTTCCTTTTGCATCTCTTCCTTCGGTACAAATCGGAGTGCCGCAGAATTGATGCAGTAGCGAAGCCCGTTCGGCCCAGGTCCGTCGTCAAATACATGGCCGAGGTGCGAGTCGCCTTTTTTGCTTCTTACCTCGGTGCGGACCATCATATGGGTAAGATCCATTTTTTCCTTAATGTTGTATTCGCGAATCGGACGGGTGAAGCTCGGCCATCCGCAGCCGGCATCATATTTGTCCGTTGAGCTGAAGAGCGGCTCGCCGGATACGATATCCACGTAAATGCCTTCCCCGTGATGGTCCCAGAACTCATTGTGGAACGGAGGCTCGGTTGCGTTATTCTGGGTCACTTCATATTGGATCGGTGTCAGGCGCTGTTTAAGCTCGGCTGGATCTACCGGATCCGACCAGTGCTGCTCAATGAAATCCTCGCGTCCTGAACCTTTGCGATAGCGTTTGTAATGGCTCGGGTTTTTCTTGTGATAATCCTGATGATATTCTTCAGCTTCATAGAAAGTGCTGGCGGGGAGGATGGGCGTTACGATCGGTCCATCGAATCGTCCGCTGGCAGCTACGGCTTGCTTGGATTGCTCCGCAAGTTCACGCTGCTCCTCCGTGTGGTAAAAAATAGCAGTCCGGTAAGATGTGCCCCGGTCATGGAATTGTCCGCCCTCATCCGTAGGATCGATTTGCTGCCAGAAGAGCTCGAGCAGCTTTTCGTAAGGGAACACTTCCGGGTTATACGTGATTTGAACAGCCTCGTAATGACCTGTTGTATCAGAGCATACCTCTTCATAGGTCGGATTTTCCTTATGGCCGCCCGTATAGCCGGAAACGACCTTCAGGATGCCCGGCAGCTCATCAAAAGGAGAGACCATACACCAGAAGCAGCCTCCCGCAAAGGTAGCCAATTCACTTGGGGTTGAACGATTATTCATCTATTATCCCTCCATCGTTATAACATATAAATGTAAGTCTTACTCTATATTATAATCATTTTGGTCAGGGAAACCAAAATGATGCTCCGTTAAGCCGGTCTCCCTTTATACCACCGGACAGCGGCCAGGCACAGAGCGGTAACCAGCATAAGTCCGCCCGCGATACCCGCGAAGAGGAGCGGATGATCGGAAAACCCGCTGCCCAGCCAGGCATACAGGAGAATCGCGGGGATTTTACCGATGGCTGAAGCGGTTGTGTACGTCCAGAATGGAATGGATGCGACGCCGGCATAAATATTGACGGCCATTTGCGGAATAATGGGCAGTAAGCGCGCGAGCAGGATCGACTGAAAGGGGCGCCTTTCTACCAGGGCTGTAAACCTATGGATAGCCTCGTATTTGCCAAGCAGTCGCCTGCCGGGCTCCTGGTACAGGGACCGAACTGCCGCATACAGGATGACGGCCGCTATCGTTGTTCCGAACCACGAAATGGCTGCAGCCCAGAGTGTCCCATATGCATAACCGAGAATAGCGATAATGACTTTATAGGGCGCAATAGGAAATAAGGCAAGCAGGGCTGCCAGCAGGATCATCAGGTAGAGCGGGGGATTTCCTCTCAGCCAGTCTATGATTTCATGTCTGTATGCAAATGCCAGTATCAGGGCTGTTGAATAAATTGCGGGTATGATCCATCTCTTCATGTTCAATCCTCACTTTGCGAAAGTCAAAGTCAACCAGAATAGCACCATGATAGCAAAAAAACAGGACTGCTGCCCATATTTCGGACAGCTAAGCATTCGATTTCGGTGGGGAAAATTGAATATACAAGCGATTTTTCATATGTTATAATATGTCCAACCGAATAGTTCCCAAAGGGGAGTAGCTTCATAAGAAAACCTTCTATCGTGGCCTTTCAAGGAAGCAACCGCGATTCAAAGGTTGGTTTTCTTGCGATATAGAATTTCATGGGTTCCGCTGATAACTTATAAATTCTATATCGTAAGTAAAGTCGTCATTACGGGATCAATCATCCCCGGCTTTATTGGCAACGATTATGTTGTTTAGCGAGACCTTTGCCTGATTTATTTATGAATGAGGTGGAGGTCTATTTTTGCGCCCAAAAAACGCTGTAGACCTTGTAATCTAAGGGAACAGCGTTTTTTTTTTGGTGGAGGACATCGGTAGGTGTAAATCTAAAGAAAATGCAGAAAGGATGGGAGAAGCATGGATATCATGTCGATGGATTTTTGGATGGCACTGCTATCGATTGTCCTCATTGACCTTGTGTTGGCAGGCGACAACGCGATTGTTATCGGGCTTGCCGCTCGTAATGTCCAGAAGGAGGACCAGAAGAAGGTCATCCTGTGGGGTACCGTCGGTGCGATCGTGATTCGTATCGTGGCCACACTCCTCGTTGTACAGCTCTTAATGATCCCCGGCTTGCGATTGATCGGTGGCTTTGCCCTGTTGTGGATTGCCTACAAGCTGATGGTGGATGAGAAGCAGCATGAAATTTCCGCTGGCAACCAAATGTGGGCGGCAATCCGTACGATTATTATCGCGGACGCGATGATGGGACTGGATAACGTGCTTGCTGTAGCTGGCGCTGCTGGCGAAAGCTTCATGCTGGTTATTATCGGGCTTGCGATTTCGGTTCCAATTATGGTGTGGGGCAGTACCATTATCCTGAAGTTGACGGATCGCTTTCCTATTATCATCACGATCGGTGCTGCCGTGTTAGCCTGGACCGCATCGAAGATGATTGTGGAAGAGCCGATGATTCACAGCTGGTTCGCCAATGGCGTTCTGAAGTATGGTTTTGAAATTCTTGTTATTGCCATTATCATCAGTCTTGGAACTTGGATGAAGAAGAAAAATGACCAAAAAGCGAAGAGCCATCCGGTGCAGGTCAAGATGGTTGACTAGTTTAGACTTTGTCTGAGCGCAAGTAAACGGTATAATGTCTTCATGAACGAAGAGAGCTCCGAAGCCCTTTTCGCATGAGGAGGGGTAACGCATGGAATTTACGGAAAAATCCGTAGAAGAACGGATTGCGGAGTCGTACCGCCAGGACGAGGATATGATGATCCTCGTGTTTGCCCAGTGGTGTGTGAATCACGGACTTGACCCAGCGGAACTGTACCGTAAAGCATATCCGAATCAGCCGGACAATGAGCGGCTGGCACGGGTGCTGGAATTAACGGTGCCCAAGGAAGAAGCTGGTGAAATACCGGATCAGACCCTGCTTGGCGTCCTGTCATTATTCGGAAATGAAGACTTGGCTATCGTTGTATCCGAGGCGGCGGCCAACCGTGATAAGAAGTAATTTTGGATCATGGAATATCTTACATTTGATTCAAGAAAGAAGCGGGCCGATCAAGGAAAAACCTTGGTCGACCCGCTTTTTTACTGCACTGCTGGCACGATCAGTTTGACGTTCGGCTGGCCATGCGGAATTGTTTGGGCGAAACGCCGAATCGGGAGCGGAAAACGCGGTGAAAATAAGTATAGTTGGCAAAGCCGGACGTTTCGGCAACATCCTCCAGCGAGAGAGGACTAAACACAATCCGTTCCTTGGCCATGCTCAGGCGAACGTCCATGGTGTATTGCATGATGGTGGTGCCAAACGCTTCTTTGAACAGATGGACTGCCCGAGAGACACTAATGCCGACATGGGCCGCGACGTCCTCCAGCTTGAACATCGAGGAGGCATTCTCTTCAATGTAATTTTTCATGCGGTAGGCTAGATACGTCTTGGGTGTGGTCGATGGCTGCTCCGATAACAGGCGGTCCACTTCGAGGCACAAAATCCGCACCGTGTAATCCGAAATCTCCGGATAAGGATCCGATACACGGCGCTGCTCCAGCAGAATTTGCCGAAACAGACTCAGGTAACGCTCTTCCAGTGGAACCCGAATTTTGGTTGGGCGTTTCTTGGAATTCCACCACGCGTCAGCCCAGGGACCCTTGAAAAAAATATGGTAATCTCCGCTTTCGATGGTTAACTCACCCAAAGCGTTATATTCGTCATCTATTCGGAGTTCATAGGGTTGTCCTGGCGTGAAGATTAACAGATCCCCTGCTTCAACGAGTGACAGCTCGTCATCGATTTTGGCACGGCATTTGCCGTCGGTCTGCCATCGCATCAGGTAGGTGTCGAAACCGTCAGCCAGGGACATCTTGAAAGGTTTACGATGAAATGAGAAATCCGCTGCTACGACTTGGTTGGAAAGATTTGAATCCATTGCTAAAGTCCCCTTTGAAGAATAAGAAAATAATGACCAGATTGTTCATGTTTTAATCATATTCTTCATTTTAAACGAAAGCATAAAAGAATACCATGGTACTAGTCCGAGCACATCTAAAACACTCAAGGAGTGACAGCGATGAAAAAAATGAAAGCAGGTATAATTGGCTGCGGAACCATCAGCGGCGTATACTTCACGAACTTAAAGAACAGCCCTTGGGTTGAAGTCGTGGCATGTGCTGACCTTATTCCGGACAACGCGAAGAAGAAGGCCGAAGAGTTCAACATCCCGAACGTGTATACAGTTGAGGAGATGCTTGCACAGACTGACATTGAGTTTATTATTAATCTGACCATTCCGGCCAGCCACGCCAATGTGGACATTGCTTCGCTGGAAGCAGGGAAGCATGTTTACAGTGAAAAGCCGCTGGCGATTACCCTTGATGAAGCCCGCCGGGTGCTAAATATGGCAGATCAAAAAGGACTTCGCGTCGGCTGCGCGCCCGATACGTTTCTGGGCTCCGGCGTACAGACGGCCAAAGCCGCTATTGAATCCGGGCTTATTGGCAGACCTGTTGCCGCTACGGCGTTTATGATGGGTTCAGGACCGGAAGCTTGGCATCCTAATCCTGAATTTTTTTACGCGTCGGGCGGAGGTCCAATGATGGATATGGGTCCTTACTATGTATCGGCCCTCGTAGAGCTGCTTGGTCCTGCAAGCCGGATCAGCGCATCCACCGGCATCCAGATTCCAGACCGCGCCATCGGCTCCGGCCCGCTCCAAGGAAAACCGATTACGGTTCAGACCCCAACGCATTTAGCAGGGACGCTGGATTTTGAGAACGGTGCCATTGCAACCATGATTACAAGTTTCGATATCTTTGGCGGATCGAACCTGCCCTGGATCGAAATCTATGGCACGCAGGGAAGCCTAAGCCTCGGGGATCCGAACTACTTTAACGGCGAAGTGAAGCTCCGGAAGCACGGCTCCGAGGAATGGGAGCTGCTTGACCCCGCATTTGAATGCGGGAAGAACGAGCGGGGGCTGGGTATCAATGATATGATCCAATCAATTCATGAGCAGAAGGACCATCGCGTGAGCGCCCGTCTGGCATACCACGTGCTGGAGATTATGCAGTCGTTCCAGCAGTCTTCGCTGGAGGGCCGACATATCGTTCTGCAAAGCACATACCGCTACGGCAAACTTCCGGCGCCGCAGCAGGCAAACATGTCGGAATAGCGAACTGGCAGCCCGGTTCATATTCTTGTACACTGGTTATGAACGACATGCAAACCAGCTTCTGACGGATCTGACAGGGGTGTGAGTTCTTGGAAATGGTCCGCATGAAAGCGTTGCACTAATATTTGGAGAGTTTCCAAAATGATCAAATGCCTATGGGGAGGAAATGGACATGTCGAAAACGTTGAAGATCGGAATTATCGGTTGTGGGGGAATCGCCAATGGCAAGCATATGCCGAGCTTGAAGAAGCAGGCGCAGGCGGAACTGGTCGCTTTTTGCGACATCGTAGAAGAGCGTGCGCAGAAGGCGGCTGCTGAGTACGGGGTTGAAGGCGCAAAAGTGTACACGGATTTCAGAGAATTGCTGCAAGACGGCAGCATCGATGTTATCCATGTATGTACGCCGAACGATTCCCACTCCGAGATTACGGTAGCATCCCTTGAAGCCGGCAAGCACGTGATGTGCGAAAAGCCTATGGCGAAGACCGTTTCCGAAGCCAAAGCGATGCTGGACGCCGCGAAGCGTACAGGGAAAAAACTTACCATCGGTTACAACAACCGTTTCCGCGACGATAGCATGTATCTGAAAGGCGTCTGTGAGGAAGGCGAGCTGGGCGAGATCTACTACGGTAAAGCGCTGGCTGTTCGCCGCCGTGCCGTTCCGACCTGGGGCGTATTCCTTGACGAAGAGAAGCAAGGCGGAGGTCCGTTGATCGATATCGGTACCCATGCGCTGGATTTGACCTTGTGGCTGATGGACAACTACAAGCCGAAGAGCGTGCTGGGATCCACGTTCCATAAACTTGGTCAACGGGAGAATGCGGCGAATGCGTTCGGTCCTTGGGATCCGAAGGAGTTCAAGGTAGAGGATTCGGCATTCGGGTTCATTACGATGGAGAACGGCGCAACGATTATTCTGGAATCCAGCTGGGCCCTTAACGTCGTTGAGACCGGCGAAGCCAAAGCCGTGTTGGCGGGTACAGAAGGCGGGGCTGACATGAAGGACGGTCTGCGTATTAACGGCGAGAAAATGAGCAGATTGTATGAAACCAAAGTCGATTTGAATGCCGGCGGCGTAGCGTTCTATTCCGGCTCCAAGGAAAATGATTCGGACCGTGAAGCCAGAATGTGGCTGGAGGCCATTATTGAGGATAAGGACCCTGTGGTTAAGCCGGAGCAAGCGTTTGTTGTAACGCAAATTCTGGAAGCGATCTATGAATCGGCGAAGACAGGAAAAGCGGTTTATTTCGATAACTAAATCTTGCAATCCCTACTAATATTAAGGTAAACCAGGAGGTATACAATGAAATTAGGCGTATTTATGGTATTGTTGAGCGGACGTAAATTGGAGGATGCATTGGACTATGTGGCATCCAAGGGTCTTAAAGCGGTTGAGATCGGAACAGGCGGTTATCCTGGGAATGCACATTGCAACCCGGTCGAGCTGCTGGAGAATGAAACTGCGCTGAAAAACTTCAAAAATGCGGTGGAATCCCGTGGGTTGATCATTAGCGCACTGAGCTGCCATGGCAACCCGCTTCATCCGCAAAAAGCGATCGCAAAAGAGTTCCATGACACATACGTAAAAACGGTAGAGCTTGCCGAGAAGCTTGAAGTACCTGTTGTTAACACATTCTCCGGCTGCCCAGGCGACCATGAGGATGCCAAATACCCGAACTGGCCGGTTGCGCCTTGGCCTAACGACTACCAAGAGATTCTGACCTGGCAGTGGGATAACAAGGTCATTCCTTACTGGACCGAATGGGGTAAATTTGCTGCAGACCGCAATGTGAAGATTGGTTTGGAATTGCACGGCGGCTTCTCCGTTCATACGCCTGGCACGCTGCTCCGTTTACGTGAAGCCGCAGGCGAAGTGATCGGTGCCAACCTGGATCCGAGTCATATGTGGTGGCAAGGGATCGACCCTGTTCAAGCGATTCAAATTTTGGGCCGCGAAGGGGCAATCCACCACTTCCACGCGAAGGATACAAGCATTGACCCGATCAACGTGAACAAGCACGGTCTGACCGATATGCAGTCTTATGCCAATATGCTGGATCGCGCTTGGCAGTTCCGCAGCGTAGGCTATGGGCATGACGTGAAGGAATGGGCGGATATGATGAGTGCCCTTCGTCTGGTTGGATATGATTATGTCGT
This Paenibacillus sp. JZ16 DNA region includes the following protein-coding sequences:
- a CDS encoding Gfo/Idh/MocA family protein, with the protein product MSKTLKIGIIGCGGIANGKHMPSLKKQAQAELVAFCDIVEERAQKAAAEYGVEGAKVYTDFRELLQDGSIDVIHVCTPNDSHSEITVASLEAGKHVMCEKPMAKTVSEAKAMLDAAKRTGKKLTIGYNNRFRDDSMYLKGVCEEGELGEIYYGKALAVRRRAVPTWGVFLDEEKQGGGPLIDIGTHALDLTLWLMDNYKPKSVLGSTFHKLGQRENAANAFGPWDPKEFKVEDSAFGFITMENGATIILESSWALNVVETGEAKAVLAGTEGGADMKDGLRINGEKMSRLYETKVDLNAGGVAFYSGSKENDSDREARMWLEAIIEDKDPVVKPEQAFVVTQILEAIYESAKTGKAVYFDN
- the msrA gene encoding peptide-methionine (S)-S-oxide reductase MsrA → MNNRSTPSELATFAGGCFWCMVSPFDELPGILKVVSGYTGGHKENPTYEEVCSDTTGHYEAVQITYNPEVFPYEKLLELFWQQIDPTDEGGQFHDRGTSYRTAIFYHTEEQRELAEQSKQAVAASGRFDGPIVTPILPASTFYEAEEYHQDYHKKNPSHYKRYRKGSGREDFIEQHWSDPVDPAELKQRLTPIQYEVTQNNATEPPFHNEFWDHHGEGIYVDIVSGEPLFSSTDKYDAGCGWPSFTRPIREYNIKEKMDLTHMMVRTEVRSKKGDSHLGHVFDDGPGPNGLRYCINSAALRFVPKEEMQKEGYGEYLQLFE
- a CDS encoding TerC family protein, translated to MDIMSMDFWMALLSIVLIDLVLAGDNAIVIGLAARNVQKEDQKKVILWGTVGAIVIRIVATLLVVQLLMIPGLRLIGGFALLWIAYKLMVDEKQHEISAGNQMWAAIRTIIIADAMMGLDNVLAVAGAAGESFMLVIIGLAISVPIMVWGSTIILKLTDRFPIIITIGAAVLAWTASKMIVEEPMIHSWFANGVLKYGFEILVIAIIISLGTWMKKKNDQKAKSHPVQVKMVD
- a CDS encoding sugar phosphate isomerase/epimerase family protein — its product is MKLGVFMVLLSGRKLEDALDYVASKGLKAVEIGTGGYPGNAHCNPVELLENETALKNFKNAVESRGLIISALSCHGNPLHPQKAIAKEFHDTYVKTVELAEKLEVPVVNTFSGCPGDHEDAKYPNWPVAPWPNDYQEILTWQWDNKVIPYWTEWGKFAADRNVKIGLELHGGFSVHTPGTLLRLREAAGEVIGANLDPSHMWWQGIDPVQAIQILGREGAIHHFHAKDTSIDPINVNKHGLTDMQSYANMLDRAWQFRSVGYGHDVKEWADMMSALRLVGYDYVVSIEHEDGLMSIEEGFSKAVQNLQQVLIEEPLGEMWWV
- a CDS encoding YitT family protein, encoding MRKRQNTIITMSAMLFGTFLMAFTYYHINFHNHLTEGGFVGLALLGKYALDIPPALSMVLMDIPVLLVALFIKGRKFIINTVVAASMFTLFYALIERYSTLVIDLNHNLLAAALLSGLLTGFGAGIVLRFGGATGGDDVISVLFSEWSGLKVGTVFFLMDAVVLLLSLFYMPLVETLYTILAVSIAGQVITITVTYGTEKTEKKPIRKAVRAPSTPVTPKTAQHTVSGRS
- a CDS encoding Crp/Fnr family transcriptional regulator, coding for MILHKGEILFRQGDSGDHLYHIRSGLFKVTRLHPNGNMVLFNILYPGETVPHHSLISPKETHGTAIALIQSEVEVISAEAWYRQLAEDPQKPLEVARLLQEKVRFMQMRLDHLTVGGPAERLELLIQWLDEYSQGIHLTEYLTQEEIGQLIGVRRETVNRLLREQGKHI
- the hmpA gene encoding NO-inducible flavohemoprotein, translating into MLSQHTIEVVKSTVPVLETHGTAITTAFYQKLFHHHPELLNIFNHANQREGKQPFALANAVYAAAAHIDRLEAIVPVVKQIGHKHRALNILPEHYPIVGETLLAAMKEVLGDAATPEIIEAWAEAYGAIADVFIGIEADMYQQAANEAGGWSGYRNFVIDRKVEESSVITSFYLVPQDGGEISAYQPGQYITLRVKPEGEAYYHNRHYSLSSAPGQPYYRITVKREDELEGKPAGVVSTWLHRHAEVGTVLEVTAPAGTFTLDTDSDLPLVLISGGVGLTPMVAMLETVLLEQPDRNVTFIHAAKCGSQHAMKAHIDALASKYPQLTSYVIYEQPESEDQCHQAGYIDLDFLRKTVDDKADFYFCGPVPFMRAVNNHLKSMEVPSDRIHYEFFGPAGTLED
- a CDS encoding AraC family transcriptional regulator, giving the protein MDSNLSNQVVAADFSFHRKPFKMSLADGFDTYLMRWQTDGKCRAKIDDELSLVEAGDLLIFTPGQPYELRIDDEYNALGELTIESGDYHIFFKGPWADAWWNSKKRPTKIRVPLEERYLSLFRQILLEQRRVSDPYPEISDYTVRILCLEVDRLLSEQPSTTPKTYLAYRMKNYIEENASSMFKLEDVAAHVGISVSRAVHLFKEAFGTTIMQYTMDVRLSMAKERIVFSPLSLEDVAETSGFANYTYFHRVFRSRFGVSPKQFRMASRTSN
- a CDS encoding TVP38/TMEM64 family protein, coding for MKRWIIPAIYSTALILAFAYRHEIIDWLRGNPPLYLMILLAALLALFPIAPYKVIIAILGYAYGTLWAAAISWFGTTIAAVILYAAVRSLYQEPGRRLLGKYEAIHRFTALVERRPFQSILLARLLPIIPQMAVNIYAGVASIPFWTYTTASAIGKIPAILLYAWLGSGFSDHPLLFAGIAGGLMLVTALCLAAVRWYKGRPA
- a CDS encoding Gfo/Idh/MocA family protein, whose amino-acid sequence is MKKMKAGIIGCGTISGVYFTNLKNSPWVEVVACADLIPDNAKKKAEEFNIPNVYTVEEMLAQTDIEFIINLTIPASHANVDIASLEAGKHVYSEKPLAITLDEARRVLNMADQKGLRVGCAPDTFLGSGVQTAKAAIESGLIGRPVAATAFMMGSGPEAWHPNPEFFYASGGGPMMDMGPYYVSALVELLGPASRISASTGIQIPDRAIGSGPLQGKPITVQTPTHLAGTLDFENGAIATMITSFDIFGGSNLPWIEIYGTQGSLSLGDPNYFNGEVKLRKHGSEEWELLDPAFECGKNERGLGINDMIQSIHEQKDHRVSARLAYHVLEIMQSFQQSSLEGRHIVLQSTYRYGKLPAPQQANMSE